CAGCCCTTCTGGATCCCCTCGGGCAGCATGAAGGACACGCTGCTGATCGGCGACTTCCTCTTCGTCAACAAGATGGCCTACGGCTATTCGGCCCATTCCTGCCCCTTCTCGCTCTGCCCGATCTCGGGGCGGCTGCTGGAACGCGCGCCCGAGCGCGGCGACGTGGCCGTGTTCCGCCACCCGACCCGCGACGTCGACTTCATCAAGCGCGTCATCGGCCTGCCCGGCGACACGATCCAGATGCGCGGCGGCCGGCTGTGGATGAACGGCGAGGCGGTCCCGGTGACCCCGGCCGGCGAGTTCATCGAGACGAAGGACCAGCAGGGCCCGCAGGGCCTGATCCCGCGCTGCGTGAACGATCCCGTCGCGCAGGGCGGCGAGTGCATCAAGGAGCGCATGACCGAGACCCTGCCCGGCGGCAACAGCCATGACGTGCTCAACATCGTCGATGGCTGGGTGGCCGA
Above is a window of Paracoccus liaowanqingii DNA encoding:
- the lepB gene encoding signal peptidase I; translation: MATAAPEKKDGIWETVKTIFWALVIAGIFRTLFFQPFWIPSGSMKDTLLIGDFLFVNKMAYGYSAHSCPFSLCPISGRLLERAPERGDVAVFRHPTRDVDFIKRVIGLPGDTIQMRGGRLWMNGEAVPVTPAGEFIETKDQQGPQGLIPRCVNDPVAQGGECIKERMTETLPGGNSHDVLNIVDGWVADDTPTFTVPEGQYFFMGDNRDNSEDSRFPAEMGGLGFVPAEFLIGRADRIMFSSAGSSLLYFWTWRADRFFKAVN